The window cagggaaggagagggggctgaagagagcagtgctggggcaggaggacacTGTTGGTGTGTGGGAGGTgccgggcacagctgggcacggGAACACTGTCCTGAGTGCCCGGctgtctctgccctgccctctcaGGCACAGCACCACAACATCTGCTCTTGGTTCTGCACTGCCCTGACATTGGCACTGttatctgctgctctcagggagGCTCTGgcatctgcagcagctgagccaggcactgcccttggcattcctgccaggcagggctgtccaTGGGAATGGGGTGTCCAAGCTTCCCTGGcacctgtggggctgtgggtaAAGCAGTCCATGGCAAAGGGGAATGAGCTGAGCCCCCTCCCTGAGATCCCAtcatgggcacagccagggatctccttgctgtgccctgccaggctctgagctgccctCCTGGGTGCAGATCTATGCCTGGATCTCTTGGAGTTCCAGCCTCTTGGAGCATCCCAGGGTGACCCAGGAGTGTGATTGTGCTCTGATTGCAGCAAAAGTTGCAAAGCCAGGGCAGTTGGGAACAAGCCCATCCAGCCCCTCACCTTCCCTGAGCCACGGGGAATCCTTTGCCTCTCCCATCTCTCAGTGGCAAAGTCTgagtgcagcagaaatgctgggGATTGCTGTCCTCAGAGAGCCAGGAATGATGTGTGGGTAGGAAAACAATTCCTTAAACCAGCTCCTGCCATCCATGTCCTATAGGACTGTGAGTGCAGATGCTAACAAGACTTTCTTCATTAGGAGTGATTTCCCTGACAAATCCTGAATATCCAGCCTTGTCCCTCTGCCTCATGGCCACACACACTGGGCatcagggcagggatggctccTCGAGAGCCCCCACGCAcaggcctggctgctcctggcacacTCAGCCAGCACAACTGGAGCTCAGGCAGGGACCTGGATGAAGGATTTCACAGAGCAGGAACAAGGCTGGGTGAGTCCCAGCAGGACAATCTGCAGGGAATGGCCCAGGTTTGGCCCAAAGCAGCCTCTCCTGACTTGCCACTGTCCTTTCTCCATGAACAGGTGCccatgtgcagccccagcaaatgtccaacagcagctccatcaggcacttcctcctgctggcattggcagacacacggcagctgcagctcctgcacttctgcctcttgctgggcatctccctggctgccctcctgggcaacggcctcatcatcagcgccgtagcctgcggccaccacctgcacacgcccatgttcttcttcctgctcaacctggccctcactgacctgggctccatctgcaccactgtccccaaagccatgcacaattccctctgggacaccaggaACATCTCCTACGCAGgatgtgctgctcagctctttttctttctcttcttcatcTCAGCAGAGTATTTCCTcctgaccatcatgtgctatgaccgctacgtgtccatctgcaaacccctgcactacgggaccctcctgggcagcagagcttgtgcccacatggcagtatctgcctgggccagtgcctttctctATTCACTGCTGCACACggccaatacattttccctgcccctgtgccatggcaatgccctgggccagttcttctgtgaaatcccacagatcctcaagctctcctgctcacactcaAACCTCAGGGAACTGGGGCCCATTGCTGTTAGTTCCTGTTTGGTATTGGGTTGTTTCATGTTCAttgttttctcctatgtgcagatcttcagggTTGTGCTGAGGATTCCCTCTGAGAAGggacggcacaaagccttttccacctgcctccctcacctggctgtggtcTCTCTGTTAGTCAGCACTGCCATATTTGCCCACATAAAACCCCCCTCCATGTCctcaccatccctggatctggccctgtcagttctgtactcggtggtgcctccagccctgaaccccctcatctacagcctgaggaaccaggagctcaaggctgcagtgtggagaCTGATGACTGGATGCGTTCAGGAACATTAAACTGCTGGGCAATTTCTGCCCATCATTTGTAATAAAAGTCACCTTTGATACTTCTTCATTTGGTTgtgggctttttcttttcttttacttttttcataTTGTCcacaaaaaaaagccatttgttgtgccatttctcattttgtttctctccgCCTTCCCTGTAGCCACAGACTGTGTCAATGAGGGGCTGCACTCGCAGTGGCTTTAAAGGAACTAATGGATCTCCCAGCAGAGTTTTCGGCAGAgatgcccttttgttcccttctctggagctgcagcagcaatgtctgtgtgcagagctggggcagatcagtgctggcccagcagcagcagcagcagcagcagcacttggtgttgccagtgctgctgccgtggccctgccccgctgccctggtggccctggtgttgctgcagggcctgagtgctctgggggcc is drawn from Molothrus aeneus isolate 106 unplaced genomic scaffold, BPBGC_Maene_1.0 scaffold_19a, whole genome shotgun sequence and contains these coding sequences:
- the LOC136569730 gene encoding olfactory receptor 14I1-like, whose translation is MSNSSSIRHFLLLALADTRQLQLLHFCLLLGISLAALLGNGLIISAVACGHHLHTPMFFFLLNLALTDLGSICTTVPKAMHNSLWDTRNISYAGCAAQLFFFLFFISAEYFLLTIMCYDRYVSICKPLHYGTLLGSRACAHMAVSAWASAFLYSLLHTANTFSLPLCHGNALGQFFCEIPQILKLSCSHSNLRELGPIAVSSCLVLGCFMFIVFSYVQIFRVVLRIPSEKGRHKAFSTCLPHLAVVSLLVSTAIFAHIKPPSMSSPSLDLALSVLYSVVPPALNPLIYSLRNQELKAAVWRLMTGCVQEH